The genomic stretch CTTcttggaaacatttttaaagttAGACGGTCTTGTAAATCGCATGCGAGTCACCAATAACAAAATGTTCTTTTCATTGCACAGATTTATTCGCATTGAACCCAAAGAATCCCGTTCATTCACCAGatctattttcaaatatttattggcTACAAAAAACTTGATATCCAATACGTTTGTGGTACGTGAAGAGTGATGAGTTTTAACTGTGACTGTAACTGTAACTGTGTGACTTCTTATTAGGAGCAGTCATGCTGTGTTcacatcaaaaacattttggtaatCTACTGTGTCTTAGAGTTAAGACTGACTACTTGCTTGGATGATGAATCGGCGGTGGCATCAAATATTATCactaaaatatttctgttgatGCAGGTGGGTAGAATGTAAAGCATATTTCTAGTAAACGACACGAAAGTaatcttgaattttcttcCACATTCAGAGATCCAAATCCGTCACAATTTTGGACGCACTGATTGACATAGACGAAATCATTCGATCATCGCGGTCAAAGTCTGTGATGGCCATTGTTTACAGgtaaattgttcattttttagagCCATAATTTCCACAAAGTGGGACATTTTCGATGATTACTAAGTAAAAGGTTTGATGCATTTGTTCGAGCCAACTGTCAGTGTTACCGCTAAAGTTAGAGTTCCGAATGCAAAATGACAACAACGTTTTGatgagaaaataatgaaattttcatatgatTCGTTGGGCTTCTTTTCTgcgtcaattttaatttatgttcTCGTTTCAGACACTTTCTGACAAGGGCTCCGGCTGGACCACCGAGAGTCTTGGATGACAACACTTTTATCAAACATCTCATACTCTACCGTTCTTGGTACAGTGCAGAAGTGATGAATGGGAAAGTGGACGTTTTCAAACGGTTTTCGTCGACAATCAAGCCGACAGAAGAGTTGAGGTAAAATTGATCAACTGAATTACCAAACACTTAACTTTACCCGGTTTTATGTTTAGAACCAATCAGTCGTACTCTCTTTTGGGGATTGATGAGGTGGTTGACTATAAACAGTTGCTTCAACAGCCATTACCACGAAATGCCTTAATCAGAGCTCTGCGTGATGCTGAAAGTGTTACCGACTCGCAGAATGACGATGCAAACCTTCTTTCGCTAGACAAATTGCTGGTAATTTTATCTGAAATCTTTCAAGTTTAAAAACATATTTAGCAAGCAGTTGGGATAGCACGCAATACGCAATCAATTCAGCAGACCATTGTCTCCCATAAGTGATCGAGTAGCCGTTCTAACACCCGCAATCTGACCACACCgatcgattttcataaactgttcTCTTGCTCTTGCTTCAACGCTTGAAATTTctctgttttgtaaaattcatAAGCAAAGACAGGAACGAAAATGTTTCCGGCTGTTTGAACCCattgtttttcttaaatgtTTATCGATGGTCGAAAAATGAACGTTAGGCTTTCTTTCCAGGACTTGACGACGGACGATGAAACTGCAATGAAAGTTGAAGTTGATCTTACATTAAATTTGACCAACGAGACAATTTCAGTGGATGACGAAGGCGACAACGACGATTCGGTAACAATCAGCTACTTACCAAAACTATTTGAGCGATGGGATGCAATTGACGAGTGTGAATGGAGAGTAGCGGTACTACAGCATACCCGCGAAACTATGGTCTACGATGGTGATGATGAATCGTCAACAGTACgtgatttttcaactttggttTTGTGATTAgtaattctcaaatattctttAGGATCGAACGGCAAAAAAAGTTACATTCGGCAGTGTTACGACACATGTTTATGAGGTATGCGATGATGATTGGTGTGATGATGACTCTTATACTGATGAATTCTATGATGATGATTCTAGTGATAAGAGCAATACCGGTAAGATAATCATGGAGAAGATATTGTAGAAGATAGGCCTTTAAAATCTGCATTTGGCATTTCTATTGCAGATTCATTTACTGGAccgcttcacaattttccaagTGCGACCAACAGAACCGATCATTCATCATATCAACTAATAAGCGAAAGTAATCGAGATAAATACTCAGCAGTCGCCAATAGTAAACCTCGGAAGAAGAAGCGAAGTCATTTTGGTAAACCAATTGCACGTTGTTCAATTGACGACTGgatacgaagaaaaaaattgaccaCGAGTCAATGCGTGGCATCTGGAAATGTTTGTGTGCCTGGTGAAAGAGTAAAAAATTGCAGAATCACTCTGAAACGTTTGGCCGATCATGGACAAAGATACGGAACCAATTCAGGACATACCAATCCTCAATTTGGTAAGGTCGATTTTTCCGACGATGTCATAGAATCTGAAGATTGGTCTGTTGGATCGAGCACGAAGTCATCAAATCATACTGTGAGCAAGGCATCGAAATCGGTGATACGATCAACTGAAACGCATCGGGTAATGTTCACAAAATGTCCAGAACTGGGATTGAAGAAGTGTACGGTTCGGTTGAAGCGGTTGCCCAGCAGTCAATTACATCCGACATCGACAAGTTCGAAGAGAATTCGGAAATACGAAAATGTACAAACCACCAATTTTACGTATTCTCGAGACGCTTATGAGACGAAAACATTCTTCGAAAGTTCTTCTCCCTCAGATTGCGGAACGGTA from Bradysia coprophila strain Holo2 unplaced genomic scaffold, BU_Bcop_v1 contig_138, whole genome shotgun sequence encodes the following:
- the LOC119073463 gene encoding uncharacterized protein LOC119073463, with amino-acid sequence MPFTSDSSSDEWLVQDHLPWSQIEAKFRGLIISRDLSKVEIVDFLETFLKFIRIEPKESRSFTRSIFKYLLATKNLISNTFVEQSCCVHIKNILVIYCVLELRLTTCLDDESAVASNIITKIFLLMQRSKSVTILDALIDIDEIIRSSRSKSVMAIVYRHFLTRAPAGPPRVLDDNTFIKHLILYRSWYSAEVMNGKVDVFKRFSSTIKPTEELRTNQSYSLLGIDEVVDYKQLLQQPLPRNALIRALRDAESVTDSQNDDANLLSLDKLLDLTTDDETAMKVEVDLTLNLTNETISVDDEGDNDDSVTISYLPKLFERWDAIDECEWRVAVLQHTRETMVYDGDDESSTDRTAKKVTFGSVTTHVYEVCDDDWCDDDSYTDEFYDDDSSDKSNTDSFTGPLHNFPSATNRTDHSSYQLISESNRDKYSAVANSKPRKKKRSHFGKPIARCSIDDWIRRKKLTTSQCVASGNVCVPGERVKNCRITLKRLADHGQRYGTNSGHTNPQFGKVDFSDDVIESEDWSVGSSTKSSNHTVSKASKSVIRSTETHRVMFTKCPELGLKKCTVRLKRLPSSQLHPTSTSSKRIRKYENVQTTNFTYSRDAYETKTFFESSSPSDCGTDFSSLISSKRVITTNSTDEETLSESTSMESFLDQPEHLICSPDTTTLLTSQSLPSTAINTEIWLYNDKDVHCATNSDRSVTTSLQIEFVDYNDKSSPLYLPSNDKQKNDKRSKSPVNISDIADASKGDSDEISAITNFIGSVSV